A window of the Saprospiraceae bacterium genome harbors these coding sequences:
- a CDS encoding DinB family protein → MKCNIQVWDATSNGRNRDQEEIMTDSNQFVRNGCAEIDEITRFVNVHFGKMPPDLLNQRAGPGTWSIAENLKHLMVVNESYFPGFEALRNKNNSQNSNLISRWFAHKMGHWILKRVKRSGDHKMKTFSIWEPVQYSKPGSVVEDFEHHQGLLKTYLEWSVAWIEKGLVIASPANGLIRYRIEDAWNIIIEHEWRHLNQAMRMKANQKQQ, encoded by the coding sequence ATGAAGTGCAATATCCAAGTATGGGATGCAACATCAAATGGAAGAAATAGGGATCAAGAGGAAATTATGACTGATTCGAATCAATTTGTACGAAATGGCTGTGCAGAAATCGATGAGATTACCCGATTCGTAAATGTACATTTCGGCAAGATGCCTCCGGATTTGTTAAATCAAAGAGCTGGGCCTGGTACCTGGAGCATTGCAGAAAATTTAAAACACCTTATGGTCGTCAATGAAAGTTATTTTCCAGGTTTCGAAGCACTCCGTAATAAAAACAATTCTCAGAATTCAAATTTGATTTCCAGATGGTTTGCCCATAAAATGGGTCATTGGATTCTCAAAAGGGTCAAACGCAGCGGAGATCATAAAATGAAAACTTTTTCCATTTGGGAGCCGGTTCAATATTCGAAACCGGGTTCCGTGGTAGAAGACTTTGAACACCACCAGGGCTTGCTTAAAACATATCTGGAGTGGAGCGTTGCCTGGATAGAAAAAGGGCTGGTGATCGCATCTCCGGCGAATGGCTTGATTCGATATCGCATTGAAGATGCCTGGAACATCATCATCGAGCACGAATGGAGACATCTCAATCAGGCCATGAGAATGAAAGCGAACCAAAAGCAACAATAA
- a CDS encoding M15 family metallopeptidase, producing the protein MNIDNFLISGKFDPVTRDEFIEFKSDLDQDLLYLQLDVYVAFLRMKEFATKDSIQLSIVSAFRSYERQQEIWEGKWQGSLPVDGMDLNIFTNDPMAKAQKILEYTAPPGFSRHHWGTDIDINSVEPDYFDTEEGFRTYQWLLIHAGKFGFCQTYTAYNALRPGGFREEKWHWSYEPISYQIWSTQIKQLDHLQIGPFLGSEIFNQINLLEYIKNVNHCSELISEK; encoded by the coding sequence ATGAATATAGATAACTTTTTGATCTCGGGCAAATTTGATCCTGTTACCAGAGACGAATTTATCGAATTCAAATCGGATTTGGATCAAGATCTTTTGTATCTTCAGTTGGATGTTTATGTTGCTTTTTTGCGGATGAAGGAATTTGCGACTAAAGATTCAATTCAGTTATCCATTGTATCTGCATTCCGGAGTTATGAGCGGCAGCAGGAAATCTGGGAAGGCAAATGGCAGGGAAGCCTGCCGGTAGACGGCATGGATTTGAATATATTTACCAATGATCCGATGGCCAAAGCCCAAAAAATTCTGGAATACACGGCTCCTCCCGGTTTCTCCAGGCATCATTGGGGTACGGATATCGATATCAATTCGGTTGAACCTGATTATTTTGATACAGAAGAGGGATTCAGAACTTACCAATGGCTGCTTATTCATGCCGGGAAATTTGGTTTTTGTCAGACATACACCGCATACAATGCATTAAGACCCGGTGGGTTCCGCGAAGAAAAATGGCATTGGTCTTATGAACCGATTTCTTATCAGATCTGGTCAACCCAAATCAAGCAATTGGATCACTTGCAAATCGGACCGTTTTTAGGATCGGAAATTTTCAACCAAATCAATTTGCTTGAATACATCAAAAATGTGAATCATTGCAGTGAACTTATCTCAGAAAAATAA
- a CDS encoding thioredoxin family protein produces the protein MALTESNMLRLGTEAPDFALPDVVSGKIVHLFSETNRDGYLIMFICNHCPYVVHIMDGLLKLLQDYSGKNIFIAAISSNDVDSYPQDGPDKMKELALTKEFKFPYLYDETQEIAKVYDAACTPDFYVFDRNKKLVYRGRMDESRPQSGIPVTGRDLRKALDAVLNGQTVDEVQYPSMGCNIKWKK, from the coding sequence ATGGCATTGACAGAATCTAATATGCTCAGACTTGGGACCGAAGCACCCGATTTTGCACTCCCGGATGTCGTGAGCGGAAAAATCGTGCATCTCTTTTCGGAGACCAATCGCGATGGATACCTCATTATGTTTATTTGCAATCACTGCCCGTATGTGGTTCATATTATGGATGGATTGCTGAAATTACTGCAGGACTATTCCGGGAAAAATATTTTTATTGCAGCGATTAGCAGCAACGATGTAGATTCCTATCCGCAGGATGGGCCGGATAAAATGAAAGAACTGGCCTTGACGAAGGAATTTAAATTTCCCTATTTGTACGATGAGACTCAGGAGATTGCCAAAGTTTACGATGCGGCCTGTACGCCTGATTTTTATGTGTTCGACCGAAACAAGAAATTGGTATATCGCGGCAGGATGGATGAAAGCCGTCCGCAGTCAGGTATTCCGGTTACAGGCAGAGATTTACGCAAAGCACTGGATGCTGTTTTAAACGGACAGACAGTCGATGAAGTGCAATATCCAAGTATGGGATGCAACATCAAATGGAAGAAATAG